CATCCAAGATCCTTTGAAAGGGATAATTCTTGAATAATACAATTTTGTTCCGTTTGCGTGGTAAGTCTGTCCGAAGAATACACCCGGAGATCTGTGTAACTGAGTTACGATAACACGCTCTGCTCCATTAATGATAAATGAACCAGATGGAGTCATATAAGGAACCGGACCTAAATATACATCCTGAACTACCGTTTGGAAATCCTCGTGCTCAGGGTCTGTACAATACAATTTAAGTCTAGCTTTAAGAGGTACTGAATACGTCAATCCTCTTTCCACACACTCATCGATTGAATAACGTGGAGAATCTACCAAATAATCTAAGAATTCCAATACGAATTGGTTTCTAGAATCGGTAATCGGGAAGTTTTCCTGGAAAGTCTTATACAAACCTTCGTCTGTTCTGTCTTCCGGAAGGGTATCTAGCTGAAAAAACTCACTGAAAGACTCAATTTGGATATCCAAAAAGTCTGGAGTGATAATTTTTCCTTTCGCTGAAGAGAAGTTAACTCTCTGGTTTACCCTGGTTGTTGCTGGTGTTTTACTCATAAAACTTTTAAGAAAGGGTTAAAAAATATTTTGATTAAAAAAATATCAGAAATAATAAAACTGCGATGGAGAAACAACTAAAGACCTTATAATGTTTGGCGCTATTAAGAATAGCCTTTAATTTTTCTTCTTGATTCCCAGAATCTTATTCCTATATTGCAACACTGGTATATCTTTTCACAGCGTAATGCAAAATATTTTTATTACTTTTGAGGCAAGGATCGCCATAACATCCATATACAAGAAAGCCCTTTCATTCTGATGAAAGAGTTGATTTCTAATATTTTACAGATTTATATACAATTTTTAGCGCCAAAAGAGGAGCAAAATTACAAAAATTTATTCATATTTACAATAGTTGCAGTATTAAAATACTAATTTGCACCTTCCTAATAATAAGAAAGTCTTTATTGATGGGAAAAGTGTGAATATTTTTTTTGTGAAAATATCTTGATTATTCTGAACACGAAGTGCGCTAAGTTTCTTTTTCTATTCTTACTTTTTTTAGTTTCATAAAGCCGTTTCAAAGATAAAAGGGATCAGTTTCAAAACTTGGGGAGAAATTGTTTAGATGTATTTTTTGTCACGAATGCACGAATATTTTTATTCCCCACAGATCCTGCTCTATTTGTTGGTTTTTCGCAAAGCCGCAAAGATATTTTTTAATACTTTATGTTTTTAAGACGCAAGGATTTTATCAAAGATAAAATTGAGGGCTGCATATTATCGCCACGGATGCTCGAATATTTTTATTTCCCACAGATCGCCTTTAGATTTTCCACAGATGGTATCGTTGATTTTCTTTGTTTAACCTTTGCGGTCTTTTATAGGTAGAAAGGTTTGGTGAGACTTAAAACGGGAGTTGTCAAAAAACTTGGCGGGGCTTCGTGTTCAATATGTAAAGTGTAAGGAAAAGAATCTGCATTATTCGCAAAATCTGCGAGAGCAAAAAATTACATCTTACATGATCTAAACTTTTTTGCTTAGTCCCCAACTTTTGCGCTTGATCCGATAAAAGCATTTTTTTTCAAACCTCACAGGTTTTAAAAACCTGTGAGGTTTAAATTTGTTTATTCTACAAAGCGGTTTCGCTTGTTCAAGATTAAGAACATACAATATTTCCATCAATATCTAAAGTACAAAAAAGCCTGAGTACTTACATACTCAGGCTTCATATTTTTAGGTAAACCTAGAATTATTTCAATTCTACTTCAGCACCAGCTTCTTCTAATTGCTTCTTAAGAGCTTCAGCTTCGTCTTTAGAGATACCTTCTTTGATAGCTGAAGGAGCTCCGTCTACGATGTCTTTAGCTTCTTTAAGACCAGCACCAGTTAAATCTTTTACCAATTTAACGATAGCTAATTTAGAAGCACCTGCAGACTTAAGAATTACGTCGAATTCAGTCTTTTCTTCAGCAGCTTCACCACCACCTGCAGCAACTACTACAGCAGCAGCAGCTGGCTCAATTCCGTACTCATCCTTAAGGATAGTAGCTAATTCGTTTACGTCTTTTACTGTTAAGTTTACTAGCGTTTCAGCTAAATTTTTTAAATCTGACATTGTTGTAATGTTTTTGTTGATTATTGATTATTTTTTGAGTGTAATTATTCAGCAGCTGGCGTTTCGTCAGTGCTTTCTGCAGCAGGAGCTTCTGGAGCTTCCTCAGCAGCTTTTTCTTCAACAGCAGGAGCAGCTTCTTCAGCTTTAGCTTCTACAGTTTCAGGTTTGTTTTGAAGAGCAGAAACAACTCTTTGAATTGGAGACTGAAGTAATCCGATGATTTCACCGATCATTTCTTCTCTAGACTTGATGTTTGCCAACGCGTCTAGGTTGTTGTCACCAACATAGAAAGTTTCCTGAACAAAAGCAGACTTCAATGCTGGCTTTTCTTCTTTCTTTCTGAACCCTTGGATTAATTTAGCTGGACCGTTTGCAGTCTCAGAAATCATTAATGCAGAGTTTCCTTTAAAAGTTTGGAACATTTCAGAGTAATCTACTCCTTCAATTTGCTCCATTGCTTTTTGCAAAAGTGTATTTTTTACAACTTTTACTTTGATATTTTGTTTGAAAGCCTGTCTTCTGAATTCTGAAGACTTAGCAGCGTTCAATCCGTCTAGATCTGCTACGTATACTACTTTTGCATCCTGAAGCAAGTCTTTGATCTCTTGTATTGCTACAACTTTTTGGTCTTTTGTCATTGTCTTAAGGAATTATTATTAGTTAACAGATTTAGTATCGATTGCAATACCAGGACTCATTGTAGAAGACAAATAGATAGACTTCACATAAGTACCTTTAGCAGCCGTTGGTTTCATTTTGATCAAAGTAGAGATCAATTCCTGAGCATTTTCCTTGATTTTAGCAGCATCGAAAGATACTTTACCAATACCAGCGTGGATAATACCGTATTTGTCTACTTTGAAGTCAATTTTACCTGCTTTTACTTCAGTTACTGCTTTACCAATTTCCATAGTTACAGTACCTGATTTAGGGTTTGGCATAAGACCTCTTGGTCCTAATACTCTACCTAATGGTCCTAATTTACCCATTACAGCTGGCATAGTAACGATAACGTCAACGTCAGTCCAACCGTCTTTGATTTTTTGTAAATATTCGTCAAGACCTACATAGTCAGCACCCGCTTCTTTAGCTTCAGCTTCTTTATCTGGAGTTACTAAAGCCAAAACTTTAACATCTTTACCAGTTCCGTGAGGAAGAGATACAACACCTCTTACCATTTGGTTTGCTTTTCTAGGATCTACCCCTAATCTTACAGCGATGTCTACAGAAGCATCAAACTTTGCAGTGTTTACTTCTTTTACAAGAGCTGAACCTTCTTCAAGGTTATAGATTCTTCCTTTTTCTACTTTGCTTAAAGCTTCCTTTTGCTTCTTAGTTAATTTTGCCATTTCTTTAAGTATTAAGCGTTAAAAGTTGGTTTAGTTCCTGTTACTCTTAATCCCATAGATCTTGCAGTACCTGCAACCATAGAAACAGCAGAATCTAATGTAAAGCAGTTAAGGTCAGTCATCTTGTCTTCAGCGATCTTTTGAACCTGAGCCCAAGATACAGCACCTACTTTGTTTCTATTAGGTTCTCCAGAACCACCCTTGATTTTAGCCGCATCCATTAACTGGATTGCTGCAGGAGGAGTTTTAATTACGAATTCAAAAGATTTGTCTTCGTATACTGTAATTACTACAGGTAAAACTTGTCCTGGCTTATCTTGAGTTCTTCCGTTAAATTGCTTACAAAACTCCATGATGTTCACACCTGCAGAACCCAATGCTGGACCTACTGGTGGAGAAGGGTTAGCTGCGCCACCTTTCACCTGAAGCTTTACCATTTTAAAGACTTTTTTAGCCATTGTTTGTTTTTTAAATTTGAATAATTAATGAGTTTGGAAGCATTTATTATTCAGCAGATTATCCATATCTCACCTCAGATAATCTACTTTTCGGATTGCAAAAGTATGAAATATTTTTTAAATAGCAAACGGAAATAATTGATTTTTAGAAAGATTATAAAAAACTTCCTTATACTCTCGATATAAGGAAGCCACCTACATTTAAAAACTCAGATAGAAATGTAATTATAATACTTAAAAACTTTCATATACCAGGCAGTCCGCCGATTCCTTCTGGAATTAGACCTTCTTATGCCCAACAGATTAAAAAAATTTCTATATCAGATCAAAATAAACGAATCCCAACCTATAAAAATAATTTTTAAAAGAGATCAAATCAGCCCACCCTATCCCCTGCTATAAGAGATTATTTACAAAATTCAAAATTAATGGAAATATAAAAAATTTCAAAATAATAAATTCTAAATTAGAATTTTATCATACTTGTGTGATTTAATATAAAACACAATAGAAATCACTTAATTTAGTTTAGTGATGAAAATTTTACAATAAAACACTCATCAAATATTAAAAACAAATTAAATAAACGACGCATTTAAGAATAATATAAATATTTTCTTCTGCTATTCAAAACTAAAATAAATCGCTAAATATTCAATTTTAATTTAAAACAATAACCTAGAACAAATGTATACAGACATAAAATGAGCTGGTTTGCAATGCACTTCACATTCGCTAAAACCAGGAACATTCTGAAAGCTTGGGAAAGAAATTGTTATAGCTACGTGATAGCAGCTTTTCTTCGCCACGAATGCACGAAATATATTACTTCCCGCGGATCGCTCAGATTTCGCAGATAATGGATCAAAATAGATCAATAGTATCATTGCGAAATTCCGAAATTCATGGGAAATAAAATCAAGCTCCTACTTTAATTTTCAAACGATCTAATACCATTTAATCTTTGAAATTTCCTTTACATTATTTACCCCTGTTAGGGTTATAACATCATGGAATACTTAACACCCCACGCTAGTCCTATTTAACTCCTTGGGGTTTTTAAGGGAAATTCAAAAAGAAAACAGGATAAGCTTACTTGGGGAGAAATTCTTTAGATATTTTTTTGCCACGAATTCCCGAATATTTTGATTTCACACAGACCGCAGATAATGCTTCCTATGTTGGTTTTTCGCGAAGTCGCAAAGATATTTTTTAATGCTTTATGTTTTTAAGGCGCAAGGATTTTATCAGAGATAAAATTGAAGGGTGGACATTATCGCTACGAATGCACAAATTTTATTGGATCAGTTTCAAAACTTGGGGAGAAATTCTTTAGATATTTTTTTGCCACGAAATCCCGAATATTTTTATTTCACACAGACCGCAGATAATGCTTCCTATGTTGGTTTTTCGCGAAGTCGCAAAGATATTTTTTAATGCTTTATGTTTTTAAGGCGCAAGGATTTTATCAGAGATAAAATTGAAGGGTGGACATTATCGCTACGAATGCACAAATTTTATTGGATCAGTTTCAAAACTTGGGGAGAAATTCTTTAGATATTTTTTTGCCACGAATGCACCAATATTTTGATTTCCTACAGATATCACGGATTTTCACAGATGATATCGTTGATTTTCCTTGCTTCACCTTTCCGGTCTTTTATCAATAGAACTGCTTGATGAGCATTACAAATGGGTAGTTGTCAAAAAACTTGGGGAGCCTTGGTGTTCAATATGTAAAGTGTAAGGAAAAAATCTGCATCATTTGCAAAATCTGCGAGAGTAACAAAAAACATTCTGATGAGTTAAAATTTTTGCTTAGTCCCCAACTTTTGTACTTGATCCGTTTTAGGCTTGTTCTGGAAAAATCAAGAATCCAGAATTCAGGTAATTGCACAAAAAAAGACCGCTTTACAGCAGTCTTTATATATTTAAGTATATTATTTACACTTTTTCTACTTGCATGTAGCTTAACTCCATTGGAGTTTTTCTACCGAAGATAAGAACAGATACTTCGATTTTCTTTTTATCCTCAAGAATTTTCTCTACAGTTCCGTTGAATCCATTGAATGGTCCGTCAATTACTTTAACGTTTTCTCCTACTACGTAAGGAATTTCAACATCACTTGCAAATTCGGATAGTTCATCCATTCTTCCCAACATTCTGTTCACTTCAGACTTTCTCATTGGAACAGGATCACCACCTTTCGTTAAACTTAAGAAAGAAATAACTCCGGGGATGTTCTTAACAACATGTGGAATCTCCCCCATTAAATCTGCTTCTATCATTAGGTATCCAGGATAGTAAGGTCTTTCTTTAGGAACTTTTTTTCCGTTTCTAATCTGAATTACCTTTTCCATAGGAATAACCACCTGAGTAACGTACTGCTCAAACCCTAAACGCTTGATTTCTGTCTCAATATAGTTTTTCACTTTATTTTCCTGTCCGCTGATTGCTTTCAGCACATACCATTTCAATTCGCTCATTATGGGAAAATACTTTTATTATTAATTGAACAAGTTGATTAGCATTCCTATTATGTTGCTTATTGCTTTTGAAAACAATTCGTCAACCCCAAAGGTAAATAATGCCAAAATAACGGTTGCTATAGTAACTACGATTGTAGATGACTGCAGATCAGCCCATTTCGGCCATTCAACTTTATGTCTGAATTCGTTATAAGAACCTTTTAAAAAATCGATAAATGAACTCATAATTGTTATTTGCACGGGCACAAGGATTCGAACCCTGATCAACGGTTTTGGAGACCGGTATCCTACCATTGGACGATGCCCGTAGTTA
The sequence above is a segment of the Chryseobacterium sp. MYb264 genome. Coding sequences within it:
- the rplL gene encoding 50S ribosomal protein L7/L12, which gives rise to MSDLKNLAETLVNLTVKDVNELATILKDEYGIEPAAAAVVVAAGGGEAAEEKTEFDVILKSAGASKLAIVKLVKDLTGAGLKEAKDIVDGAPSAIKEGISKDEAEALKKQLEEAGAEVELK
- the rplJ gene encoding 50S ribosomal protein L10 — translated: MTKDQKVVAIQEIKDLLQDAKVVYVADLDGLNAAKSSEFRRQAFKQNIKVKVVKNTLLQKAMEQIEGVDYSEMFQTFKGNSALMISETANGPAKLIQGFRKKEEKPALKSAFVQETFYVGDNNLDALANIKSREEMIGEIIGLLQSPIQRVVSALQNKPETVEAKAEEAAPAVEEKAAEEAPEAPAAESTDETPAAE
- the rplA gene encoding 50S ribosomal protein L1, encoding MAKLTKKQKEALSKVEKGRIYNLEEGSALVKEVNTAKFDASVDIAVRLGVDPRKANQMVRGVVSLPHGTGKDVKVLALVTPDKEAEAKEAGADYVGLDEYLQKIKDGWTDVDVIVTMPAVMGKLGPLGRVLGPRGLMPNPKSGTVTMEIGKAVTEVKAGKIDFKVDKYGIIHAGIGKVSFDAAKIKENAQELISTLIKMKPTAAKGTYVKSIYLSSTMSPGIAIDTKSVN
- the rplK gene encoding 50S ribosomal protein L11 produces the protein MAKKVFKMVKLQVKGGAANPSPPVGPALGSAGVNIMEFCKQFNGRTQDKPGQVLPVVITVYEDKSFEFVIKTPPAAIQLMDAAKIKGGSGEPNRNKVGAVSWAQVQKIAEDKMTDLNCFTLDSAVSMVAGTARSMGLRVTGTKPTFNA
- the nusG gene encoding transcription termination/antitermination protein NusG encodes the protein MSELKWYVLKAISGQENKVKNYIETEIKRLGFEQYVTQVVIPMEKVIQIRNGKKVPKERPYYPGYLMIEADLMGEIPHVVKNIPGVISFLSLTKGGDPVPMRKSEVNRMLGRMDELSEFASDVEIPYVVGENVKVIDGPFNGFNGTVEKILEDKKKIEVSVLIFGRKTPMELSYMQVEKV
- the secE gene encoding preprotein translocase subunit SecE: MSSFIDFLKGSYNEFRHKVEWPKWADLQSSTIVVTIATVILALFTFGVDELFSKAISNIIGMLINLFN